Proteins co-encoded in one Brassica oleracea var. oleracea cultivar TO1000 chromosome C4, BOL, whole genome shotgun sequence genomic window:
- the LOC106341956 gene encoding glutamate receptor 3.5 isoform X1: MELLVMIRAVSMGFLLLCVSGLWFLPTEGAGRESFSRNSSSSSRPRSVNVGALFTYDSFIGRAAKPAFMAAIDDVNADQSILRRTKLNIVFHDSNCSGFVGTMGALQVMENKVVAAIGPQSSGIGHIISHVANELHVPLLSFAATDPTLSSLQFPYFLRTTQSDYFQMNAIADFVSYFRWREVVAIFVDDEYGRNGISVLGDALAKKRAKISFKAAFTPGADNSSITDLLASVNLMESRIFVVHVNPDSGLNIFSAAKSLGMMGSGYVWIATDWLLTALDSVETVDSKTMDLLQGVVAFRHYTPESNNKRRLKRRWKNLKSIESSGGADGFNSYAMYAYDTVWLVARALEVFFSDGNTVTFSNDPNLRKTNDSNIKLSALNVFNEGERLLQVIHDMNYTGLTGQIEFDSEKNRKNPAYDILNINSRGPQRVGYWSNHTGFSVEPPETLYSKPPNTSAEHQRLNGIIWQGEVTKPPRGWVFPDNGEPLKIGVPDRVSYKNYVSKDNNSLGVKGYCIDIFEAAIQLLPYPVPRTYIVYGDGRRNPSYDNLISEVAANNFDVAVGDVTIVTNRTKFVDFTQPFMESGLVVVAPVKGAKSSPWSFLKPFTVEMWAVTGAFFLFVGAIIWILEHRFNEEFRGPPRRQIITVFWFSCSTMFFSQRENTVSTLGRFVLLIWLFVVLIINSSYTASLTSILTVQQLTSRIEGMDSLIASNEPIGVQDGAFAYKYLVNELNIAPSRIISLKDEEEYLSALQLGPRAGGVAAIVDELPYIKALLSNSNCKFRTVGPEFTRTGWGFAFQRDSPLAVDMSTAILQLSEEGKLENIRKKWLTYSHECSMQIADTENYQISVQSFWGLFLICGIVWFIVLTLFCWKVFWQCQWLRTEEEGDEARASEEASSSSSGRSLRAASFKDLIRVVDKRETEIKEMLKLKSSKKLKASQSSGETP; the protein is encoded by the exons ATGGAACTTTTGGTGATGATTAGAGCCGTTTCCATGGGATTTTTGCTCCTATGTGTATCTGGTTTGTGGTTTTTGCCAACGGAAGGTGCTGGTAGAGAAAGTTTTTCAAGAAACTCTTCTTCTTCTTCTCGGCCACGCTCTGTCAACGTCGGTGCTCTCTTTACTTATGATTCTTTCATTGGAAGAGCAGCTAAACCGGCGTTTATGGCGGCCATTGACGACGTTAATGCTGATCAGAGTATTCTCAGGAGAACCAAGCTCAATATTGTCTTCCATGACTCAAACTGCAGTGGATTTGTTGGCACTATGGGAG CTTTGCAGGTAATGGAGAACAAGGTGGTTGCAGCCATTGGTCCACAATCTTCAGGAATTGGTCACATAATCTCCCATGTAGCTAATGAGCTCCATGTACCTCTCTTGTCATTTGCAGCAACTGACCCGACGCTTTCTTCCCTACAGTTCCCTTATTTCCTCCGAACAACACAGAGCGACTACTTCCAGATGAACGCAATCGCGGATTTTGTGTCTTATTTCCGATGGAGAGAAGTTGTTGCGATCTTTGTTGATGATGAGTATGGTAGGAACGGGATATCTGTTTTAGGTGATGCTTTAGCCAAGAAACGTGCCAAGATCTCTTTCAAGGCTGCATTTACACCTGGTGCAGATAACAGCTCGATCACCGACTTATTGGCTTCTGTTAATCTGATGGAGTCTCGCATCTTTGTTGTTCACGTGAATCCTGATTCCGGTTTAAACATATTCTCTGCTGCCAAGTCTCTTGGAATGATGGGCAGTGGCTATGTCTGGATCGCTACTGATTGGCTTCTTACAGCTTTGGATTCTGTGGAAACTGTGGACTCCAAAACTATGGATCTCTTACAAGGAGTGGTTGCTTTTCGCCATTACACACCAGAAAGTAACAACAAGAGAAGGTTAAAAAGAAGATGGAAAAACCTTAAATCCATAGAGAGTTCAGGAGGTGCTGATGGCTTCAACTCTTATGCAATGTATGCTTATGATACCGTTTGGTTGGTAGCTCGTGCTCTTGAAGTTTTCTTCAGCGACGGCAATACAGTGACTTTCTCCAATGATCCAAATCTGAGGAAAACCAACGATAGCAACATTAAGTTATCAGCACTCAACGTTTTCAACGAAGGGGAGAGACTCCTGCAGGTCATTCATGACATGAATTATACCGGTCTGACCGGACAAATCGAGTTTGATTCAGAGAAAAACCGGAAAAATCCAGCATACGACATCCTAAACATAAACAGCAGAGGTCCACAAAGAGTCGGCTACTGGTCGAATCATACAGGCTTCTCAGTGGAGCCTCCGGAGACATTGTACTCTAAGCCTCCAAACACATCTGCAGAACATCAACGTCTTAATGGGATCATATGGCAAGGGGAAGTAACAAAGCCACCTCGTGGTTGGGTTTTCCCTGACAACGGAGAGCCGCTCAAAATCGGTGTGCCTGACCGTGTGAGCTACAAAAACTATGTGTCGAAGGATAATAACTCGCTTGGTGTTAAAGGCTACTGTATTGACATCTTTGAAGCTGCTATTCAATTGCTTCCATATCCCGTCCCACGTACTTATATAGTTTATGGAGATGGGAGGAGAAATCCTTCTTATGACAATCTCATAAGTGAAGTTGCTGCCAAT AATTTTGATGTAGCCGTTGGTGATGTTACAATCGTTACAAACAGAACCAAGTTTGTAGATTTCACGCAGCCATTTATGGAATCAGGGCTTGTGGTGGTAGCTCCAGTGAAAGGGGCCAAGTCTAGTCCTTGGTCATTCTTGAAACCATTCACTGTAGAGATGTGGGCTGTGACCGGAGCTTTCTTTCTCTTTGTGGGAGCCATCATTTGGATTCTCGAACACCGCTTTAATGAAGAGTTTCGTGGACCTCCTAGGCGTCAAATCATCACCGTTTTCTG GTTTAGCTGCTCAACGATGTTCTTCTCTCAGA GGGAGAACACGGTGAGTACGCTGGGGAGGTTTGTGCTACTCATATGGTTGTTTGTGGTTCTGATCATCAACTCAAGCTACACAGCTAGTCTCACTTCGATCCTCACCGTTCAACAGCTAACATCTCGGATAGAAGGAATGGACAGTCTGATAGCAAGCAACGAACCCATCGGAGTGCAAGACGGTGCATTTGCGTACAAATATCTGGTTAATGAACTTAACATAGCTCCATCAAGAATCATTTCTCTGAAAGATGAAGAAGAGTATCTCTCTGCTCTTCAACTTGGTCCCAGAGCTGGTGGCGTGGCAGCCATAGTCGACGAGCTTCCTTACATCAAAGCTCTGTTGTCAAACAGCAACTGCAAGTTCCGTACTGTTGGACCAGAGTTCACCCGGACAGGCTGGGGATTT GCGTTCCAGAGAGACTCTCCTCTAGCTGTGGACATGTCAACAGCGATCCTGCAGCTGTCTGAAGAAGGAAAACTTGAGAATATCCGCAAGAAATGGCTTACCTACAGCCACGAATGCTCAATGCAGATTGCAGACACAGAGAACTATCAAATCTCTGTACAGAGTTTCTGGGGGCTGTTCTTAATCTGTGGCATAGTTTGGTTCATTGTACTCACCCTCTTCTGCTGGAAAGTTTTCTGGCAATGCCAATGGTTAAGAACAGAAGAAGAGGGTGATGAAGCAAGAGCGAGCGAAGAAGCGAGTTCTTCTAGCTCAGGGAGAAGTTTGAGGGCGGCGAGTTTCAAGGATTTGATCAGAGTTGTGGACAAGAGAGAAACAGAGATCAAGGAGATGCTTAAGCTGAAGAGCAGTAAGAAACTCAAAGCTAGCCAAAGCTCAGGTGAAACTCCATAA
- the LOC106341956 gene encoding glutamate receptor 3.5 isoform X2: MILSLEEQLNRRLWRPLTTLMLIRVFSGEPSSILSSMTQTAVDLLALWEVMENKVVAAIGPQSSGIGHIISHVANELHVPLLSFAATDPTLSSLQFPYFLRTTQSDYFQMNAIADFVSYFRWREVVAIFVDDEYGRNGISVLGDALAKKRAKISFKAAFTPGADNSSITDLLASVNLMESRIFVVHVNPDSGLNIFSAAKSLGMMGSGYVWIATDWLLTALDSVETVDSKTMDLLQGVVAFRHYTPESNNKRRLKRRWKNLKSIESSGGADGFNSYAMYAYDTVWLVARALEVFFSDGNTVTFSNDPNLRKTNDSNIKLSALNVFNEGERLLQVIHDMNYTGLTGQIEFDSEKNRKNPAYDILNINSRGPQRVGYWSNHTGFSVEPPETLYSKPPNTSAEHQRLNGIIWQGEVTKPPRGWVFPDNGEPLKIGVPDRVSYKNYVSKDNNSLGVKGYCIDIFEAAIQLLPYPVPRTYIVYGDGRRNPSYDNLISEVAANNFDVAVGDVTIVTNRTKFVDFTQPFMESGLVVVAPVKGAKSSPWSFLKPFTVEMWAVTGAFFLFVGAIIWILEHRFNEEFRGPPRRQIITVFWFSCSTMFFSQRENTVSTLGRFVLLIWLFVVLIINSSYTASLTSILTVQQLTSRIEGMDSLIASNEPIGVQDGAFAYKYLVNELNIAPSRIISLKDEEEYLSALQLGPRAGGVAAIVDELPYIKALLSNSNCKFRTVGPEFTRTGWGFAFQRDSPLAVDMSTAILQLSEEGKLENIRKKWLTYSHECSMQIADTENYQISVQSFWGLFLICGIVWFIVLTLFCWKVFWQCQWLRTEEEGDEARASEEASSSSSGRSLRAASFKDLIRVVDKRETEIKEMLKLKSSKKLKASQSSGETP, translated from the exons ATGATTCTTTCATTGGAAGAGCAGCTAAACCGGCGTTTATGGCGGCCATTGACGACGTTAATGCTGATCAGAGTATTCTCAGGAGAACCAAGCTCAATATTGTCTTCCATGACTCAAACTGCAGTGGATTTGTTGGCACTATGGGAG GTAATGGAGAACAAGGTGGTTGCAGCCATTGGTCCACAATCTTCAGGAATTGGTCACATAATCTCCCATGTAGCTAATGAGCTCCATGTACCTCTCTTGTCATTTGCAGCAACTGACCCGACGCTTTCTTCCCTACAGTTCCCTTATTTCCTCCGAACAACACAGAGCGACTACTTCCAGATGAACGCAATCGCGGATTTTGTGTCTTATTTCCGATGGAGAGAAGTTGTTGCGATCTTTGTTGATGATGAGTATGGTAGGAACGGGATATCTGTTTTAGGTGATGCTTTAGCCAAGAAACGTGCCAAGATCTCTTTCAAGGCTGCATTTACACCTGGTGCAGATAACAGCTCGATCACCGACTTATTGGCTTCTGTTAATCTGATGGAGTCTCGCATCTTTGTTGTTCACGTGAATCCTGATTCCGGTTTAAACATATTCTCTGCTGCCAAGTCTCTTGGAATGATGGGCAGTGGCTATGTCTGGATCGCTACTGATTGGCTTCTTACAGCTTTGGATTCTGTGGAAACTGTGGACTCCAAAACTATGGATCTCTTACAAGGAGTGGTTGCTTTTCGCCATTACACACCAGAAAGTAACAACAAGAGAAGGTTAAAAAGAAGATGGAAAAACCTTAAATCCATAGAGAGTTCAGGAGGTGCTGATGGCTTCAACTCTTATGCAATGTATGCTTATGATACCGTTTGGTTGGTAGCTCGTGCTCTTGAAGTTTTCTTCAGCGACGGCAATACAGTGACTTTCTCCAATGATCCAAATCTGAGGAAAACCAACGATAGCAACATTAAGTTATCAGCACTCAACGTTTTCAACGAAGGGGAGAGACTCCTGCAGGTCATTCATGACATGAATTATACCGGTCTGACCGGACAAATCGAGTTTGATTCAGAGAAAAACCGGAAAAATCCAGCATACGACATCCTAAACATAAACAGCAGAGGTCCACAAAGAGTCGGCTACTGGTCGAATCATACAGGCTTCTCAGTGGAGCCTCCGGAGACATTGTACTCTAAGCCTCCAAACACATCTGCAGAACATCAACGTCTTAATGGGATCATATGGCAAGGGGAAGTAACAAAGCCACCTCGTGGTTGGGTTTTCCCTGACAACGGAGAGCCGCTCAAAATCGGTGTGCCTGACCGTGTGAGCTACAAAAACTATGTGTCGAAGGATAATAACTCGCTTGGTGTTAAAGGCTACTGTATTGACATCTTTGAAGCTGCTATTCAATTGCTTCCATATCCCGTCCCACGTACTTATATAGTTTATGGAGATGGGAGGAGAAATCCTTCTTATGACAATCTCATAAGTGAAGTTGCTGCCAAT AATTTTGATGTAGCCGTTGGTGATGTTACAATCGTTACAAACAGAACCAAGTTTGTAGATTTCACGCAGCCATTTATGGAATCAGGGCTTGTGGTGGTAGCTCCAGTGAAAGGGGCCAAGTCTAGTCCTTGGTCATTCTTGAAACCATTCACTGTAGAGATGTGGGCTGTGACCGGAGCTTTCTTTCTCTTTGTGGGAGCCATCATTTGGATTCTCGAACACCGCTTTAATGAAGAGTTTCGTGGACCTCCTAGGCGTCAAATCATCACCGTTTTCTG GTTTAGCTGCTCAACGATGTTCTTCTCTCAGA GGGAGAACACGGTGAGTACGCTGGGGAGGTTTGTGCTACTCATATGGTTGTTTGTGGTTCTGATCATCAACTCAAGCTACACAGCTAGTCTCACTTCGATCCTCACCGTTCAACAGCTAACATCTCGGATAGAAGGAATGGACAGTCTGATAGCAAGCAACGAACCCATCGGAGTGCAAGACGGTGCATTTGCGTACAAATATCTGGTTAATGAACTTAACATAGCTCCATCAAGAATCATTTCTCTGAAAGATGAAGAAGAGTATCTCTCTGCTCTTCAACTTGGTCCCAGAGCTGGTGGCGTGGCAGCCATAGTCGACGAGCTTCCTTACATCAAAGCTCTGTTGTCAAACAGCAACTGCAAGTTCCGTACTGTTGGACCAGAGTTCACCCGGACAGGCTGGGGATTT GCGTTCCAGAGAGACTCTCCTCTAGCTGTGGACATGTCAACAGCGATCCTGCAGCTGTCTGAAGAAGGAAAACTTGAGAATATCCGCAAGAAATGGCTTACCTACAGCCACGAATGCTCAATGCAGATTGCAGACACAGAGAACTATCAAATCTCTGTACAGAGTTTCTGGGGGCTGTTCTTAATCTGTGGCATAGTTTGGTTCATTGTACTCACCCTCTTCTGCTGGAAAGTTTTCTGGCAATGCCAATGGTTAAGAACAGAAGAAGAGGGTGATGAAGCAAGAGCGAGCGAAGAAGCGAGTTCTTCTAGCTCAGGGAGAAGTTTGAGGGCGGCGAGTTTCAAGGATTTGATCAGAGTTGTGGACAAGAGAGAAACAGAGATCAAGGAGATGCTTAAGCTGAAGAGCAGTAAGAAACTCAAAGCTAGCCAAAGCTCAGGTGAAACTCCATAA
- the LOC106341956 gene encoding glutamate receptor 3.5 isoform X3, translating into MELLVMIRAVSMGFLLLCVSGLWFLPTEGAGRESFSRNSSSSSRPRSVNVGALFTYDSFIGRAAKPAFMAAIDDVNADQSILRRTKLNIVFHDSNCSGFVGTMGALQVMENKVVAAIGPQSSGIGHIISHVANELHVPLLSFAATDPTLSSLQFPYFLRTTQSDYFQMNAIADFVSYFRWREVVAIFVDDEYGRNGISVLGDALAKKRAKISFKAAFTPGADNSSITDLLASVNLMESRIFVVHVNPDSGLNIFSAAKSLGMMGSGYVWIATDWLLTALDSVETVDSKTMDLLQGVVAFRHYTPESNNKRRLKRRWKNLKSIESSGGADGFNSYAMYAYDTVWLVARALEVFFSDGNTVTFSNDPNLRKTNDSNIKLSALNVFNEGERLLQVIHDMNYTGLTGQIEFDSEKNRKNPAYDILNINSRGPQRVGYWSNHTGFSVEPPETLYSKPPNTSAEHQRLNGIIWQGEVTKPPRGWVFPDNGEPLKIGVPDRVSYKNYVSKDNNSLGVKGYCIDIFEAAIQLLPYPVPRTYIVYGDGRRNPSYDNLISEVAANNFDVAVGDVTIVTNRTKFVDFTQPFMESGLVVPSFGFSNTALMKSFVDLLGVKSSPFSGLAAQRCSSLRVSPLFILLSFLIFRGEHGEYAGELTSRIEGMDSLIASNEPIGVQDGAFAYKYLVNELNIAPSRIISLKDEEEYLSALQLGPRAGGVAAIVDELPYIKALLSNSNCKFRTVGPEFTRTGWGFAFQRDSPLAVDMSTAILQLSEEGKLENIRKKWLTYSHECSMQIADTENYQISVQSFWGLFLICGIVWFIVLTLFCWKVFWQCQWLRTEEEGDEARASEEASSSSSGRSLRAASFKDLIRVVDKRETEIKEMLKLKSSKKLKASQSSGETP; encoded by the exons ATGGAACTTTTGGTGATGATTAGAGCCGTTTCCATGGGATTTTTGCTCCTATGTGTATCTGGTTTGTGGTTTTTGCCAACGGAAGGTGCTGGTAGAGAAAGTTTTTCAAGAAACTCTTCTTCTTCTTCTCGGCCACGCTCTGTCAACGTCGGTGCTCTCTTTACTTATGATTCTTTCATTGGAAGAGCAGCTAAACCGGCGTTTATGGCGGCCATTGACGACGTTAATGCTGATCAGAGTATTCTCAGGAGAACCAAGCTCAATATTGTCTTCCATGACTCAAACTGCAGTGGATTTGTTGGCACTATGGGAG CTTTGCAGGTAATGGAGAACAAGGTGGTTGCAGCCATTGGTCCACAATCTTCAGGAATTGGTCACATAATCTCCCATGTAGCTAATGAGCTCCATGTACCTCTCTTGTCATTTGCAGCAACTGACCCGACGCTTTCTTCCCTACAGTTCCCTTATTTCCTCCGAACAACACAGAGCGACTACTTCCAGATGAACGCAATCGCGGATTTTGTGTCTTATTTCCGATGGAGAGAAGTTGTTGCGATCTTTGTTGATGATGAGTATGGTAGGAACGGGATATCTGTTTTAGGTGATGCTTTAGCCAAGAAACGTGCCAAGATCTCTTTCAAGGCTGCATTTACACCTGGTGCAGATAACAGCTCGATCACCGACTTATTGGCTTCTGTTAATCTGATGGAGTCTCGCATCTTTGTTGTTCACGTGAATCCTGATTCCGGTTTAAACATATTCTCTGCTGCCAAGTCTCTTGGAATGATGGGCAGTGGCTATGTCTGGATCGCTACTGATTGGCTTCTTACAGCTTTGGATTCTGTGGAAACTGTGGACTCCAAAACTATGGATCTCTTACAAGGAGTGGTTGCTTTTCGCCATTACACACCAGAAAGTAACAACAAGAGAAGGTTAAAAAGAAGATGGAAAAACCTTAAATCCATAGAGAGTTCAGGAGGTGCTGATGGCTTCAACTCTTATGCAATGTATGCTTATGATACCGTTTGGTTGGTAGCTCGTGCTCTTGAAGTTTTCTTCAGCGACGGCAATACAGTGACTTTCTCCAATGATCCAAATCTGAGGAAAACCAACGATAGCAACATTAAGTTATCAGCACTCAACGTTTTCAACGAAGGGGAGAGACTCCTGCAGGTCATTCATGACATGAATTATACCGGTCTGACCGGACAAATCGAGTTTGATTCAGAGAAAAACCGGAAAAATCCAGCATACGACATCCTAAACATAAACAGCAGAGGTCCACAAAGAGTCGGCTACTGGTCGAATCATACAGGCTTCTCAGTGGAGCCTCCGGAGACATTGTACTCTAAGCCTCCAAACACATCTGCAGAACATCAACGTCTTAATGGGATCATATGGCAAGGGGAAGTAACAAAGCCACCTCGTGGTTGGGTTTTCCCTGACAACGGAGAGCCGCTCAAAATCGGTGTGCCTGACCGTGTGAGCTACAAAAACTATGTGTCGAAGGATAATAACTCGCTTGGTGTTAAAGGCTACTGTATTGACATCTTTGAAGCTGCTATTCAATTGCTTCCATATCCCGTCCCACGTACTTATATAGTTTATGGAGATGGGAGGAGAAATCCTTCTTATGACAATCTCATAAGTGAAGTTGCTGCCAAT AATTTTGATGTAGCCGTTGGTGATGTTACAATCGTTACAAACAGAACCAAGTTTGTAGATTTCACGCAGCCATTTATGGAATCAGGGCTTGTGGTG CCATCATTTGGATTCTCGAACACCGCTTTAATGAAGAGTTTCGTGGACCTCCTAGGCGTCAAATCATCACCGTTTTCTG GTTTAGCTGCTCAACGATGTTCTTCTCTCAGAG TTTCTCCCTTGTTTATTCTTCTTTCTTTCTTGATCTTCAGGGGAGAACACGGTGAGTACGCTGGGGAG CTAACATCTCGGATAGAAGGAATGGACAGTCTGATAGCAAGCAACGAACCCATCGGAGTGCAAGACGGTGCATTTGCGTACAAATATCTGGTTAATGAACTTAACATAGCTCCATCAAGAATCATTTCTCTGAAAGATGAAGAAGAGTATCTCTCTGCTCTTCAACTTGGTCCCAGAGCTGGTGGCGTGGCAGCCATAGTCGACGAGCTTCCTTACATCAAAGCTCTGTTGTCAAACAGCAACTGCAAGTTCCGTACTGTTGGACCAGAGTTCACCCGGACAGGCTGGGGATTT GCGTTCCAGAGAGACTCTCCTCTAGCTGTGGACATGTCAACAGCGATCCTGCAGCTGTCTGAAGAAGGAAAACTTGAGAATATCCGCAAGAAATGGCTTACCTACAGCCACGAATGCTCAATGCAGATTGCAGACACAGAGAACTATCAAATCTCTGTACAGAGTTTCTGGGGGCTGTTCTTAATCTGTGGCATAGTTTGGTTCATTGTACTCACCCTCTTCTGCTGGAAAGTTTTCTGGCAATGCCAATGGTTAAGAACAGAAGAAGAGGGTGATGAAGCAAGAGCGAGCGAAGAAGCGAGTTCTTCTAGCTCAGGGAGAAGTTTGAGGGCGGCGAGTTTCAAGGATTTGATCAGAGTTGTGGACAAGAGAGAAACAGAGATCAAGGAGATGCTTAAGCTGAAGAGCAGTAAGAAACTCAAAGCTAGCCAAAGCTCAGGTGAAACTCCATAA